The following proteins are encoded in a genomic region of Clostridium kluyveri:
- a CDS encoding nitrogenase component 1: MNSINDSIVFHGKLSRLYRLAKEGKIKTNLQGSHTRPCKFWTATKILSGIRNSIVIAHGPSGCAYGVKQSYKLTNSRNSGAPYEAVVSTNMDEKYVIYGGEKGLKGAIKEVDNKYHPDVIFIATSCATGIIGDNVDAVADKIKDEINAKIMPIHCEGFAGEYRSGFDLVFKQIVRFMDPPTEEEKARLAHSVNIVGGKMGPERTEVDTDVKELVRLIKGMGAEVNSVIAGNCTLEEIKRAPSVAVNCTLCLDLGYAIGNAMLEEYGTPLNSTILPYGISATKKWLKGAAKKLGMEKEAEDLIEREYNEIKDEFEEAKKFLQGKLAIVEGHDAIKSLSIAHMLERDLGMRPVIFNFHPWSTEARETSIDYLLETGLDPEVLITKGTIAFGKYESMKQTEEELLAFLGGLSEDSAVYFGSSLSFPTIPLVDLNAILNRPRFGFRGALKVAKCVKTALEYSFRPRSSLSKRMVFPEKSGLASIQSLTPKLGQDMPDCTVYAHRRRGKCMMS, encoded by the coding sequence TTGAATAGTATAAATGATAGTATTGTTTTTCATGGTAAATTGAGTAGATTATACCGTTTAGCTAAAGAAGGCAAGATTAAAACTAATCTGCAGGGCAGCCATACTCGTCCCTGTAAGTTTTGGACAGCTACGAAAATTTTAAGTGGTATAAGGAATTCCATTGTTATTGCCCATGGCCCCAGCGGATGTGCCTATGGAGTTAAACAATCATATAAGTTAACCAACAGTAGAAACAGTGGTGCCCCTTATGAGGCAGTAGTTAGTACCAATATGGATGAAAAATATGTAATATATGGAGGAGAGAAAGGGTTAAAAGGGGCCATTAAGGAAGTAGATAATAAATATCATCCGGATGTAATTTTTATCGCTACCAGCTGTGCGACTGGGATTATCGGGGATAACGTGGATGCTGTGGCAGATAAAATAAAGGATGAGATAAATGCCAAAATAATGCCCATACATTGTGAAGGATTTGCAGGAGAATATAGAAGTGGATTTGATCTGGTATTTAAACAAATTGTAAGATTTATGGACCCTCCTACTGAAGAAGAAAAAGCTAGATTAGCACATTCTGTAAATATTGTAGGAGGTAAAATGGGACCTGAAAGAACTGAAGTGGATACAGATGTAAAAGAACTGGTAAGGTTGATAAAAGGAATGGGTGCAGAGGTTAATTCAGTTATTGCAGGCAATTGTACTTTAGAGGAAATTAAAAGGGCACCGAGTGTTGCTGTAAATTGTACTCTTTGTCTTGATTTAGGCTATGCTATAGGAAACGCTATGTTAGAGGAATATGGAACTCCATTAAACTCCACGATATTGCCTTATGGTATTAGTGCCACTAAAAAATGGTTAAAAGGTGCAGCTAAAAAATTAGGAATGGAAAAAGAAGCTGAAGATTTAATAGAAAGAGAATATAATGAAATAAAAGATGAATTTGAGGAAGCTAAAAAATTTCTTCAAGGGAAACTGGCTATTGTTGAGGGACATGATGCTATTAAATCATTATCCATTGCACATATGCTTGAACGTGATCTTGGAATGCGTCCAGTTATATTTAATTTTCATCCCTGGAGTACAGAGGCAAGGGAAACCAGTATAGATTACTTATTAGAAACTGGATTGGATCCTGAGGTTTTAATTACAAAAGGTACTATTGCTTTTGGTAAATATGAATCCATGAAGCAGACGGAAGAGGAATTGCTGGCTTTTCTTGGGGGACTCAGTGAGGATTCAGCTGTTTATTTTGGCTCTTCTCTCAGCTTTCCAACCATACCTTTGGTGGATTTAAATGCTATACTGAATCGTCCGAGATTTGGATTTAGGGGGGCACTTAAAGTGGCTAAGTGTGTTAAAACAGCACTGGAATATTCTTTTAGGCCAAGGAGTTCATTATCTAAAAGAATGGTTTTTCCTGAAAAGTCAGGCCTTGCATCTATCCAATCATTAACACCTAAGCTAGGTCAAGATATGCCTGATTGTACAGTATATGCACATAGGAGGAGAGGCAAATGTATGATGAGTTAA
- a CDS encoding nitrogenase component 1 produces the protein MSLKIKEKERAGIVNPIYNCQPCGAEFASIGLKDCIPLVHGGQGCSMFVRLLFAQHFKENFEMASSSIHEHAAVFGGKKNAEEGIQVLVDRYPDLRIIPVVTTCSTETIGDDIEGIVEIMNRKLKKSHPDRKVTLIPVHTPSYSGSHVQGYNVAIKAFVNALAKKGEPNGKLNIITGWLNPGDVAEIKHILKEMDVEGNILIDTETFMAPIMPDKSRFAYGNTTVEDIEDSANSLGTIALCKYEGGAAAQLLETKFKVPAVIEDIPIGIKNTDKFLKNISKITGKPIPQSLVEERGLAIDTMVNLAHMFFANKKVAIYGDPDLVIGLAQFCLECELEPVLLLLGDDNKAYQKDQRLTEIEESANCDIEVIWNSDLWELERRLKDKSIEVDLIMGHSKGRFMAIDYKIPMVRVGFPTFDRSGLWRHPVIGYKGAMLLADMIANTMFADMENKHDREWILNTW, from the coding sequence ATGTCCTTAAAAATAAAAGAAAAAGAACGGGCGGGAATAGTAAATCCAATATACAATTGTCAACCTTGTGGTGCGGAGTTTGCATCCATCGGATTAAAGGACTGCATTCCTTTAGTGCACGGTGGACAAGGATGTTCAATGTTTGTCAGACTGTTATTTGCACAGCATTTTAAAGAAAATTTTGAAATGGCATCATCTTCCATACATGAGCATGCAGCTGTTTTTGGCGGAAAGAAAAATGCTGAAGAAGGAATTCAGGTGCTTGTAGACAGGTATCCAGACTTAAGAATAATTCCTGTTGTTACTACTTGTTCAACTGAAACCATAGGTGATGATATTGAAGGTATAGTAGAAATTATGAATAGGAAGCTAAAGAAATCACATCCTGATAGAAAAGTTACCCTTATTCCGGTTCATACCCCAAGTTATAGTGGGAGCCATGTTCAGGGTTATAATGTGGCTATAAAAGCATTTGTCAATGCTTTAGCAAAAAAGGGGGAGCCAAATGGTAAATTAAATATTATAACTGGATGGCTGAATCCCGGTGATGTAGCTGAAATTAAGCATATATTAAAAGAAATGGACGTAGAGGGAAATATACTCATAGATACAGAAACATTTATGGCACCGATTATGCCAGATAAATCCAGATTTGCATATGGGAATACAACAGTAGAGGATATAGAAGATTCTGCAAATTCTCTTGGTACTATAGCCTTATGTAAATACGAAGGAGGTGCTGCGGCTCAGCTGCTTGAAACAAAATTTAAAGTTCCAGCAGTAATTGAGGATATACCTATTGGTATAAAAAATACAGATAAATTTTTGAAAAATATCAGTAAGATAACAGGTAAGCCAATACCACAATCATTAGTTGAGGAACGTGGATTAGCCATTGATACCATGGTAAATCTGGCTCATATGTTCTTTGCCAATAAAAAAGTTGCAATTTATGGTGATCCTGATTTGGTTATAGGACTTGCACAGTTTTGTTTGGAATGTGAATTAGAGCCTGTACTTCTTTTACTGGGAGATGATAACAAGGCTTATCAAAAGGATCAAAGATTAACTGAAATAGAAGAGAGTGCAAATTGTGATATAGAAGTAATATGGAATTCTGATTTGTGGGAATTAGAGCGCAGATTAAAGGATAAATCAATAGAGGTAGATTTAATCATGGGACATTCTAAAGGCAGATTTATGGCAATAGACTACAAAATTCCTATGGTTAGAGTGGGATTCCCGACTTTTGATAGGTCAGGTTTATGGAGACATCCTGTTATTGGATACAAAGGTGCTATGCTGCTGGCTGACATGATTGCTAACACCATGTTTGCTGATATGGAAAACAAGCATGATAGAGAATGGATTTTAAATACATGGTAG
- a CDS encoding Fe-only/vanadium nitrogenase subunit delta yields the protein MKNRVEELFSFIQERYLWQFYSRSWDREENIKGILDATFEICTGKHVKDETLMDKYFYTEGKAFSEVIKKKFPWFLELDESEKKSVINDLQIKLLDVVVTRSLNAELKNPNY from the coding sequence ATGAAAAACAGAGTAGAAGAATTATTTTCGTTTATTCAAGAACGTTATTTGTGGCAATTTTATTCTCGTTCCTGGGATAGGGAGGAGAATATAAAAGGAATTTTGGATGCTACATTTGAAATTTGTACAGGTAAGCACGTGAAAGATGAGACATTAATGGATAAATATTTCTATACTGAAGGAAAAGCATTTTCGGAAGTTATAAAAAAGAAATTTCCGTGGTTTTTAGAACTTGATGAATCAGAAAAAAAATCTGTAATTAATGACCTTCAGATAAAATTGTTAGATGTAGTAGTAACAAGATCGTTAAATGCCGAATTAAAAAATCCAAATTATTAA
- the vnfD gene encoding nitrogenase vanadium-iron protein, alpha chain → MPLKLFKCDETIPERKRHCYVKQPGEDTTMFLPDANVNTIPGTLSERGCSFCGSKLVIGGVLKDTIQIIHGPVGCAYNTWHTKRYPSDNDNFQLKHAWSTDVKERHVVFGGEKVLKQSMLEAFAEFPDIKRMIVYTTCATALIGDDPKAVAREVQKELGDVDIFCSECAGFAGVSQSKGHHVFNISWMNEKVGTFEPEIKSPYTINLIGDYNIQGDSYVLSRYLDRMGIQVIAHFTGNGTYDGLRSMHKAQLSVVNCARSAGYIANELKKTYNIPRIDIDSWGFDYTAEGLRKIGTFFGIEDKVEELISEEYAKWKPKLDWYKEKLKGKKACIWTGGPRLWHWTKSLEDDLGVEVVAMSSKFGHQEDFEKVIARGKTGAIYLDDANELEFFEVLDEVKPDVIFTGPRVGDLVKKLHIPYINGHAYHNGPYMGFEGFVNLARDVYNATRSPLWELAGEDIREV, encoded by the coding sequence ATGCCATTAAAGTTATTTAAGTGTGATGAAACTATTCCAGAGCGAAAAAGACATTGTTATGTGAAGCAGCCTGGAGAAGACACCACAATGTTTTTACCTGATGCAAATGTAAATACCATTCCAGGAACACTTTCTGAAAGAGGCTGCAGCTTTTGCGGATCAAAGCTTGTTATAGGTGGAGTTCTCAAAGATACAATTCAGATAATTCATGGTCCTGTGGGATGTGCATATAACACATGGCACACAAAGCGTTATCCAAGTGACAATGATAATTTTCAGCTTAAACATGCATGGTCAACAGATGTTAAAGAAAGGCATGTTGTGTTTGGCGGTGAAAAAGTATTAAAGCAAAGTATGCTGGAAGCTTTTGCTGAATTTCCAGATATAAAAAGAATGATAGTGTATACTACTTGTGCCACGGCATTAATAGGTGATGACCCTAAAGCAGTTGCAAGAGAAGTGCAGAAAGAATTAGGGGATGTAGATATATTTTGTTCTGAATGTGCCGGGTTTGCAGGAGTTAGCCAGTCTAAAGGACACCATGTGTTCAATATTAGCTGGATGAATGAAAAGGTAGGAACTTTTGAACCTGAAATCAAAAGTCCATATACCATAAATCTTATTGGAGATTATAATATTCAGGGAGACAGCTATGTTCTGAGCAGATATCTTGACAGGATGGGAATCCAAGTGATAGCCCATTTTACAGGTAATGGTACCTATGATGGCCTCAGGTCCATGCATAAGGCCCAGCTAAGTGTAGTTAACTGTGCCAGATCTGCAGGGTATATAGCCAATGAATTGAAAAAAACATACAATATTCCTCGTATTGATATTGATTCATGGGGCTTTGATTATACTGCAGAAGGACTGAGAAAAATAGGAACATTCTTTGGCATAGAGGATAAAGTAGAGGAGCTAATTTCTGAAGAATATGCAAAATGGAAGCCAAAACTTGACTGGTACAAAGAAAAATTGAAGGGTAAAAAGGCTTGCATATGGACAGGTGGACCAAGATTATGGCACTGGACAAAATCCCTTGAAGATGATTTAGGTGTAGAAGTTGTGGCAATGTCGTCAAAATTTGGACATCAGGAAGACTTTGAAAAAGTAATTGCAAGAGGAAAAACGGGGGCAATTTATTTAGATGATGCCAACGAATTGGAATTCTTTGAGGTTTTGGATGAAGTTAAACCGGATGTGATATTTACAGGTCCTAGAGTTGGTGACTTAGTTAAAAAACTGCACATACCATATATTAATGGACACGCATATCATAATGGACCTTACATGGGATTTGAAGGTTTTGTAAATTTGGCAAGAGATGTATATAATGCTACCAGATCTCCACTTTGGGAACTTGCCGGAGAAGATATAAGAGAGGTGTAG
- the nifH gene encoding nitrogenase iron protein — protein sequence MTRKIAFYGKGGIGKSTTQQNTAAALAHFYGQKVFIHGCDPKADCTRLVLGELTQSTIMDTLREEGEDSITEEAVIKTGFKGIRCVESGGPEPGVGCAGRGVITSINLMEELGAYSPDLDFVHFDVLGDVVCGGFAMPIREGKAQEVYIVASGEMMAVYAANNICKGILKYADQGGVRLGGIICNSRMVDKELELMEEFTDAIGTQLIHFIPRDNIVQKAEFNKQTVVEYDADCNQAKEYGELARKIIENKNFVIPKPLKINDLEQMVIKYGLLD from the coding sequence ATGACAAGAAAGATAGCATTTTATGGTAAAGGTGGAATAGGTAAATCAACTACACAGCAAAATACAGCTGCAGCACTGGCTCATTTCTATGGACAAAAAGTTTTTATTCATGGGTGTGATCCCAAGGCAGACTGTACACGTCTGGTACTTGGAGAACTGACCCAGAGTACAATAATGGATACACTTAGAGAAGAAGGGGAAGATTCAATAACAGAAGAAGCTGTTATTAAAACAGGATTTAAAGGCATCCGCTGTGTTGAATCTGGAGGACCTGAACCTGGTGTTGGCTGTGCAGGAAGGGGTGTTATAACCTCAATTAATTTAATGGAAGAGCTTGGAGCTTATTCTCCTGATCTTGACTTTGTGCACTTTGATGTTTTAGGTGACGTTGTATGCGGAGGATTTGCAATGCCTATTCGTGAAGGAAAAGCACAGGAAGTATATATTGTTGCATCTGGAGAAATGATGGCAGTATATGCGGCAAACAACATTTGTAAGGGAATACTGAAATATGCAGATCAAGGTGGAGTGAGATTAGGTGGTATTATATGCAACAGCCGTATGGTTGATAAAGAGTTAGAACTCATGGAAGAATTTACTGATGCCATAGGTACTCAACTGATTCACTTTATACCTAGGGATAATATAGTTCAAAAGGCAGAGTTTAATAAACAGACAGTAGTGGAATATGATGCTGACTGCAATCAGGCAAAGGAATATGGAGAATTAGCACGTAAAATCATAGAAAATAAAAATTTTGTTATACCTAAACCTTTAAAAATTAATGACCTGGAACAAATGGTTATTAAATATGGTCTATTAGATTAA
- a CDS encoding helix-turn-helix domain-containing protein, which translates to MNFFEVIGNSILIELNKKNWTQSMFAHKIGVSDEVFKQIVQGKKALNAVEITKIANTLDVDPEKLLREEKKIYCEDNLSEKFVNSFYNKDNFKLIYFIIEEYINMEEDLHEFKLSKKNTSGK; encoded by the coding sequence GTGAATTTCTTTGAAGTAATTGGAAATAGCATTCTTATTGAACTTAACAAAAAAAATTGGACTCAATCTATGTTTGCCCATAAGATTGGAGTTTCAGATGAGGTATTTAAACAAATTGTACAAGGTAAGAAAGCACTAAATGCTGTTGAAATAACTAAAATTGCAAATACTTTAGATGTAGATCCAGAAAAGCTCTTAAGGGAAGAGAAAAAAATTTACTGTGAAGATAATTTATCTGAAAAATTCGTTAACAGCTTTTATAATAAAGATAATTTTAAACTTATATATTTTATAATTGAAGAATATATAAATATGGAGGAAGATTTGCATGAATTCAAATTATCTAAAAAAAATACTTCTGGAAAATGA
- a CDS encoding ImmA/IrrE family metallo-endopeptidase, translated as MNSNYLKKILLENDIKSIKSKINILIEENHIINPIIKDDMFKLLESVGKVLYYPIKDNVCAFYIKIDNNHFKENIIFINTFMPYEIQIFAAAHEFAHIIGIAGDHEELLVEDKIFNYVFDSVENIDKNELLANYFASELLVKDIILESQLLKMKINKLDSITIEDIIRLMDIFLFPYKPMVLKLYCISKISYEKYKELININCNNSIFQLQNRLGLCSRNNELTRIKSFSNFIDLAINSYEMTVRTYDKLKYVLKLFDLTPEKLGVKKKLPKHLSKEGLEEIPYDL; from the coding sequence ATGAATTCAAATTATCTAAAAAAAATACTTCTGGAAAATGACATCAAAAGTATCAAATCCAAAATTAATATATTGATAGAAGAAAATCACATCATTAACCCTATAATAAAAGATGATATGTTTAAGCTATTAGAATCAGTAGGTAAAGTACTCTATTATCCTATCAAGGATAATGTGTGTGCTTTTTATATTAAAATAGACAATAATCATTTCAAAGAAAATATTATCTTTATAAATACCTTCATGCCCTATGAGATACAAATATTTGCAGCAGCTCATGAATTTGCACATATTATTGGTATTGCCGGAGATCATGAAGAGCTTCTTGTAGAGGATAAAATATTTAATTATGTATTTGATAGTGTGGAGAACATAGATAAAAATGAACTGCTAGCAAATTATTTTGCCTCTGAGTTATTGGTAAAAGATATAATTTTAGAATCACAACTTCTAAAAATGAAAATAAATAAACTAGATTCTATAACTATAGAAGATATTATAAGGCTAATGGATATATTTTTATTTCCTTATAAACCTATGGTACTAAAATTATATTGTATAAGTAAAATATCCTATGAAAAATATAAAGAATTAATTAATATTAATTGTAATAATTCCATATTTCAATTACAAAATAGACTTGGTTTGTGTTCTAGGAACAACGAACTAACAAGAATTAAAAGCTTCTCTAATTTTATCGATTTAGCAATTAATTCTTATGAGATGACCGTAAGAACTTATGATAAATTAAAATATGTATTAAAATTATTTGATTTGACACCTGAAAAACTTGGTGTGAAAAAAAAATTACCTAAACATCTTTCAAAAGAAGGGTTAGAAGAGATACCTTATGACTTATAA
- a CDS encoding P-II family nitrogen regulator translates to MLMIKAIIRPEKVESVLSALSNAGFPAVTKYDVVGRGKQQGLQVGSIHYDEIPKEMLMIVIDDNDKDEIIDTIIRTAKTGEEGAFGDGKIFTAPVEEVYTISTGSKEL, encoded by the coding sequence ATGTTAATGATTAAAGCTATTATAAGACCAGAAAAAGTAGAGTCAGTTTTATCCGCACTTTCAAATGCAGGTTTTCCCGCTGTTACAAAATATGATGTTGTAGGAAGGGGCAAACAGCAGGGGCTTCAAGTGGGTTCCATACATTATGATGAAATTCCTAAGGAAATGCTCATGATTGTTATTGATGACAATGACAAAGATGAAATAATAGATACTATAATACGCACAGCAAAAACTGGAGAAGAAGGGGCATTTGGAGACGGTAAAATTTTCACAGCACCTGTAGAGGAAGTTTACACAATAAGTACAGGCTCTAAAGAACTTTAA
- a CDS encoding P-II family nitrogen regulator yields MKEINAIIRMNMVSKTAANLKKAGFPCFTCRKVLGRGKKMVDLKVSNGEISINRQQAENLSEQHRLISKRLFTIMVNDQDVQEVVDIIISTNQTHNPGDGKIFVKDVTEVIRIRTSETGVLAL; encoded by the coding sequence ATGAAAGAAATTAACGCTATTATTAGAATGAATATGGTGAGTAAAACTGCAGCTAATTTGAAAAAAGCGGGATTTCCTTGTTTTACCTGTAGAAAAGTTCTTGGACGCGGTAAAAAAATGGTAGATCTTAAGGTATCTAATGGTGAGATATCTATAAATAGACAGCAAGCAGAAAATTTGTCTGAACAACACAGACTAATATCAAAAAGATTGTTTACAATAATGGTAAATGACCAGGATGTACAAGAAGTAGTAGATATAATTATCAGCACAAATCAAACTCATAACCCAGGAGATGGGAAAATATTTGTAAAAGATGTTACTGAGGTTATACGAATAAGAACTTCAGAAACAGGTGTACTGGCTTTATAA
- the anfO gene encoding Fe-only nitrogenase accessory protein AnfO, with product MNKEIAVLENDNGEIASFLEPGVVKIYTKQDKDWKIKDEIIFSIYKITDVNLIRERIIKMVESLGQCKIFVGRKIGGIPYSILERFEVNSWEITGRPYEFLDHVMETEEDEERKLLKSSPQSQDKCVCEPVKIGQEGHYFLDLIKVQQQNPNITTKQILLPFFKNQTFSELVINCSHVPKWFEKKLDNFGLKADVEIEEKGRLKVTVKYKTC from the coding sequence ATGAATAAAGAAATTGCAGTATTAGAAAATGATAATGGAGAAATAGCTTCTTTTTTAGAACCAGGTGTAGTTAAAATATATACTAAACAAGATAAAGACTGGAAAATAAAAGATGAAATAATTTTTTCAATATACAAAATAACTGATGTAAATTTAATTCGAGAAAGAATTATAAAGATGGTAGAATCTCTAGGACAATGCAAAATTTTTGTAGGAAGAAAAATTGGAGGAATTCCCTACAGCATTTTAGAGAGATTTGAAGTGAATTCATGGGAAATAACCGGAAGGCCTTATGAATTTCTAGATCATGTCATGGAAACAGAGGAGGATGAAGAACGTAAATTATTAAAATCTTCTCCACAATCTCAAGATAAGTGTGTATGTGAACCTGTTAAGATTGGGCAAGAAGGACATTATTTTTTAGATCTTATTAAGGTACAACAACAGAATCCAAATATTACTACCAAACAAATATTACTTCCATTTTTCAAGAATCAAACCTTTTCTGAATTGGTAATAAACTGCAGTCATGTCCCAAAGTGGTTTGAAAAAAAGTTGGATAATTTTGGTTTAAAGGCTGATGTTGAAATAGAAGAAAAGGGCCGGCTTAAAGTAACTGTTAAATATAAGACATGTTGA
- a CDS encoding NifB/NifX family molybdenum-iron cluster-binding protein, with the protein MGMYMVSYDLSHPDYNNEKVKEAIQSYEDWCHYLDITTYVIKTSASYEDIRNSLSKFLIGTDRLVICEIPNPEVWVTNKKLNWKNKAYDARHKKDNYKLAISSKTGENIDEHFGHTDRFYIYSYGKNGINFIEIRRVYRHGIGVEECGNHDEKISKILEIVEDCDIVLTLKIGVEAMKKLKQKGIKVIQINTTVDEGIEKALEEIIIMN; encoded by the coding sequence ATGGGGATGTACATGGTAAGTTATGATTTAAGCCATCCGGATTATAATAACGAAAAAGTGAAAGAGGCTATACAAAGTTATGAAGATTGGTGCCATTATCTGGATATAACTACCTACGTAATAAAGACTTCTGCATCTTATGAAGATATAAGAAATTCTTTGAGTAAATTTTTAATAGGTACTGACAGGTTAGTTATTTGTGAAATTCCTAATCCTGAAGTGTGGGTTACAAATAAAAAGTTAAATTGGAAAAATAAAGCCTATGATGCCAGACATAAAAAAGATAATTATAAACTGGCAATTTCAAGCAAGACAGGTGAGAATATAGATGAACATTTTGGACATACTGATAGATTTTATATTTATTCCTATGGTAAAAATGGCATTAATTTTATAGAAATAAGAAGAGTCTATAGGCACGGTATAGGAGTTGAGGAATGTGGTAACCATGATGAGAAAATTTCTAAAATATTAGAAATTGTAGAAGACTGTGATATTGTGCTAACTTTAAAAATAGGAGTAGAGGCTATGAAGAAACTAAAGCAGAAAGGTATTAAAGTAATTCAGATAAATACAACTGTAGATGAAGGAATTGAGAAAGCTTTAGAAGAGATTATAATAATGAATTAA
- a CDS encoding homocitrate synthase, protein MNVNIVDTTLRDGEQKACVALGIKEKVEIAKIISDMGITQIEAGIPSMGGDEKISIEKIVSLNLSSKISSWNRMNIVDINHSIDCGVDIIHISIPSSDLQIKSKLGKDRAWVVNAIKKCVDYTLDKGYEVSVGLEDASRADISFLVELCETVFQMGVKRVRYADTVGILYPGKIFYHIDKLRQEVPVEVEVHTHNDFGMALANSLGAVEAGAAFVDCTVTGIGERAGNCDFVKFAKVLYMLEGYKVSCKDFDDLMEMEQQIKDIIKLSE, encoded by the coding sequence ATGAATGTTAATATTGTAGATACCACTTTGAGAGATGGAGAACAAAAGGCTTGTGTAGCATTAGGTATAAAAGAAAAAGTAGAAATCGCTAAAATTATAAGTGATATGGGTATTACCCAGATAGAAGCGGGGATTCCATCCATGGGGGGAGACGAAAAGATAAGTATTGAAAAAATTGTAAGTCTCAATTTGAGCAGCAAGATATCATCATGGAATAGGATGAACATAGTTGATATAAACCATTCTATAGATTGTGGCGTAGATATAATTCATATATCCATTCCTTCATCAGATCTTCAAATCAAATCCAAATTGGGGAAAGACAGAGCCTGGGTTGTAAATGCTATAAAAAAATGTGTTGATTACACTTTGGACAAAGGATATGAGGTATCTGTGGGATTGGAAGATGCCAGCAGGGCAGATATAAGTTTTTTAGTTGAATTATGTGAAACTGTTTTTCAAATGGGAGTAAAGAGAGTTAGATATGCAGATACAGTAGGTATTTTATATCCGGGGAAAATTTTTTATCACATAGATAAATTGAGACAGGAGGTGCCGGTAGAAGTAGAAGTACACACACATAATGACTTTGGAATGGCGCTTGCTAATTCTTTGGGAGCAGTAGAGGCCGGAGCTGCATTTGTAGATTGTACTGTTACTGGTATAGGAGAACGTGCCGGTAATTGTGATTTTGTAAAGTTTGCTAAAGTTTTATATATGCTTGAAGGCTACAAGGTGTCTTGTAAAGATTTTGATGATTTAATGGAAATGGAACAACAAATTAAAGATATTATAAAATTGTCAGAGTAA